The window TGTTCAATCAGTATTTTATTGTCGTAATTGAATGCCGTATCTATGGCCGTTTCAAACTCATCTTGAGAAGTTACTTTACTCACACCTACTGAAGATCCTTGATTAGCAGGTTTTACAAATAAGGGACAGCCAAGCTGAGAGCTTGCAATATCAAAATTTATTTTGTTTCTATCTTTTTTCGTTAATTTGATAAACGGTGTGATATTTAACCCCGCATCTCTTAAAAGCCTTTTTGTTATATCTTTATCCATACAAATGGCGGAACTGAGTACTTGAGAACCAACAAATGGTAGGTTCACCATTCTTAATAATCCTTGCAGAGAACCATCTTCGCCAAGTGTTCCGTGAACGATAGGAAAAATTACATCCAATTGTGATAGAGTTTTGTTTTGAAACTCAATAATCTGTTTTTCATTTTTACCGGGGATAAACGCAATATTTCGCCCTGATTGATGCAATGCAATTAGAGATGGGTTATCTGAATTTAATAAAAAATGAGTACTTTCATTGAGATGCCATATTCCATTTTTATCAATACCGATTAATGTCACATCATATTTTTCTGGATCTATAGCATCAACAATATTTCTTGCAGATTGAAGAGATACTTCATGCTCGGTAGATTTTCCTCCAAATATAATGCCAATATTTTTCTTTTGCATATCTATATTTCCTTGGGTATTTATATAGTTTCGATTTAAAACCAAACCCTAATTTACCTTTTAATGATGTAACATCATTATTAAAATTTGTACGCTTAGCTAAAGAGGAGAGTATTTACATCTAATTGTCGATGCAGATAATGACCCTGCATAGAACTCTACCGACAAATGGGTTTTGAATGTGTTGGCTCATCTTATGAGGGCCATTTAGTGTATTCATAAAAACTAAACATTCTTATCCAGCATCGCAGGCATCAAGATTTCTTTGACACAACTTGCCTTACTGGTTGAAATAATAAAGTGAATCGCCTGAATCACATCGGATAATGGAATAAGAGAGAATTTAGTTTCTTCTAAAACGTCTTGCGTTGGTTCATCAATCTCATATTCACTGGCAAGGTAGCCCAAGTTCAGTACACTGACCCCAATCAAGTGTTCACGTAAGATTTCTCGTAGTGATTGTGCAATGCCCCTTAATGCAAATTTAGTTGCGGAGAAAACAAGTTCTTTACCGTTATGATTATCAACACCCCACGTTGAACCGATCAGAATGATTTTGGCATTGTCAGAGCGCTTTAGATTTTCAAGTAATGATTGAATGGATTGGATACAGGTGATGATATTGGTATTAATAATTTGGTTGATTTCAGCGGCAGAAACGTCTGCAAAATTATAATTTTCGCTAAATGCCTGTTGTTCCCAAATGCCTACGTTGTAAATCAGCACATCAACTTTTTGCTGTCCAATTGCTGTTTTTACGTCACTTACAGCTTGTTCAGATTTGGATAGATCAGTACAGATCCAGTTTAAATTTGGAATTTTTTGCGGTTGAGTTCGGGATACGCCATAGATGGTATCTGTTGGTTTTGGTACAGCTTGAACGATCGCTTTTCCTAAACCTTTACTAACACCATATATGAGAAATGTTTTATTCGAATCGCTCATCACTCTTCCCAAGTATTTAGGATTAAAAGGCAACTATAAAAGCTCAACTTAGCTTGAGGTCAAGGACTAAATTTAGCTATTAGGCAAAATATGTGAGAGTTTCGTATTTAGTTTAACTAATCGATTATTGGAAATAATGATTGAAAACTAAGCGTGGAACGTGAAAAATCACAAAAAATCCGTTCAAGTGTGCTGAATCCTAGGGCGGATTGAGGTAAGGCATTGATGAGAAAAGGAAAAATTTAAGTATTTCGCATAAGGCGTATTATGTTAATTTTAGATAAATTACATAATTTCTATTCCACATTATTTGATAATTTAACAATATCTTTAACTTCTAAAATATTAGTTGAATAACCTCGACGCACAGCATTTAACATAGCAATACCAATACTTTGGGTTGTTAAAATTGAATTTGGTACAACAAACTTAAATATAGGGAAAAATGGCTTCATAATTCTATAAAACAAGCGATAGCTTTTCGTTTTAGATTGAATACCATCTAGAGGCTGAATAATTGCAGGTCGAAAAAGATAGACCGCTTTAAAATCCATCTTCAGTAACG is drawn from Acinetobacter suaedae and contains these coding sequences:
- the ddlA gene encoding D-alanine--D-alanine ligase; the protein is MQKKNIGIIFGGKSTEHEVSLQSARNIVDAIDPEKYDVTLIGIDKNGIWHLNESTHFLLNSDNPSLIALHQSGRNIAFIPGKNEKQIIEFQNKTLSQLDVIFPIVHGTLGEDGSLQGLLRMVNLPFVGSQVLSSAICMDKDITKRLLRDAGLNITPFIKLTKKDRNKINFDIASSQLGCPLFVKPANQGSSVGVSKVTSQDEFETAIDTAFNYDNKILIEQGIDGREIECAVIGNDEPSASVCGEIELEDSFYSYNTKYINDKGATVTIPANVPDEISQKIRNISIKAYEVLECTGLARVDVFLTKDGEVFINEINTLPGFTNISMFPKLWEASGLNYSDLITRLIELAIEHHENSAQLQNTVSLNKIG
- a CDS encoding SDR family oxidoreductase; the encoded protein is MSDSNKTFLIYGVSKGLGKAIVQAVPKPTDTIYGVSRTQPQKIPNLNWICTDLSKSEQAVSDVKTAIGQQKVDVLIYNVGIWEQQAFSENYNFADVSAAEINQIINTNIITCIQSIQSLLENLKRSDNAKIILIGSTWGVDNHNGKELVFSATKFALRGIAQSLREILREHLIGVSVLNLGYLASEYEIDEPTQDVLEETKFSLIPLSDVIQAIHFIISTSKASCVKEILMPAMLDKNV